In Chryseobacterium camelliae, one DNA window encodes the following:
- the efp gene encoding elongation factor P gives MATSNDIRKGLCIEYSNDIYKVIEFLHVKPGKGPAFVRTKLKSVTNGKVIDNTFSAGHKIDEVKVITRKYQYLYDDENGFHFMNNDDFSQLYLNKEMIENSQFMKAGEEVTIILKEVDETPLSAELPQSVYLDVIEADPGVKGNTATNALKNAIVETGARVMVPLFIEPGDKIKVSTEDGSYLERVKE, from the coding sequence ATGGCAACAAGTAACGATATCAGAAAAGGGCTGTGTATTGAGTACAGCAATGATATTTATAAAGTAATCGAGTTTCTTCATGTAAAGCCTGGAAAAGGACCAGCTTTCGTAAGAACAAAATTAAAATCGGTAACCAACGGAAAAGTAATTGATAACACATTCTCTGCCGGCCACAAAATCGATGAGGTTAAAGTGATCACAAGAAAGTACCAGTATCTTTATGATGATGAAAACGGTTTCCATTTCATGAATAACGATGATTTCTCTCAATTATACTTAAACAAGGAAATGATTGAAAACTCCCAGTTCATGAAAGCTGGAGAAGAGGTAACCATCATTTTGAAGGAAGTGGATGAAACGCCGCTTTCTGCAGAACTTCCACAATCCGTATATCTGGATGTTATCGAAGCTGATCCGGGTGTAAAAGGGAACACGGCAACGAATGCTCTTAAGAATGCCATTGTAGAAACTGGTGCGAGAGTGATGGTTCCCCTGTTCATTGAGCCGGGAGACAAAATCAAAGTAAGTACAGAAGACGGTTCTTATTTGGAAAGAGTGAAAGAATAA
- the lpxA gene encoding acyl-ACP--UDP-N-acetylglucosamine O-acyltransferase, which yields MIHQLAAVDKRAKISKNVIVEPFTTIAGDVEIGEGTWIGPNVTIMDGARIGKNCKIFPGTVISAIPQDLKFDGEDTRVIIDDDTTIRECVTVNRGTKALGYTKIGKNCLIMATSHIAHDCIIGDHVIIVNGCGIAGHVEIGDYTVMGGLSAVHQFGKIGKHVMISGGTLVRKDIPPYIKVAREPMSYAGINSVGLRRRGFSNEKIFEIQKIYRSIFQMKMNVSQAMAYIEKEMLPTAERDEILQFIQNSPRGIVKGYGTNKEV from the coding sequence ATGATTCATCAGTTAGCTGCCGTTGATAAACGTGCAAAAATCAGCAAAAATGTAATTGTAGAACCTTTTACTACAATTGCGGGGGATGTGGAAATAGGTGAAGGTACCTGGATCGGCCCCAATGTGACCATTATGGATGGGGCCAGAATCGGAAAAAACTGCAAGATTTTCCCTGGGACTGTTATTTCGGCTATACCACAGGACCTGAAGTTTGATGGTGAAGATACCCGTGTTATTATCGATGACGATACCACCATCCGGGAATGTGTTACCGTAAACAGGGGAACAAAAGCACTGGGCTATACCAAAATCGGAAAGAACTGCCTGATCATGGCTACTTCCCACATTGCCCACGACTGCATTATCGGAGATCATGTGATTATTGTGAACGGATGCGGAATTGCAGGACACGTGGAAATTGGTGATTATACCGTGATGGGCGGACTGAGTGCAGTACACCAGTTCGGTAAAATTGGCAAGCATGTAATGATTTCCGGAGGTACCCTCGTAAGAAAAGATATTCCTCCTTATATAAAAGTAGCCAGAGAACCAATGTCTTATGCAGGAATTAATTCCGTAGGACTGAGAAGGAGAGGATTCAGCAATGAAAAAATCTTTGAAATCCAGAAAATCTACCGATCCATATTCCAGATGAAGATGAACGTTTCACAGGCAATGGCTTACATTGAAAAAGAAATGCTGCCCACTGCGGAAAGAGATGAGATCCTGCAGTTCATCCAGAATTCACCAAGAGGAATTGTAAAGGGCTACGGAACCAATAAAGAGGTCTGA
- the sucD gene encoding succinate--CoA ligase subunit alpha, with protein MSILVNKDSKVIVQGFTGNEGTFHASQMIEYGTNVVGGVTPGKGGSEHLGKPVFNTVAEAVEKAGANVTIIFVPPAFAADAIMEAAEAGIKVIVCITEGIPVADMVKVKSYIADRDCRLIGPNCPGIITSEEAKIGIMPGFVFKKGKVGIVSKSGTLTYEAADQVVKAGFGVSTAIGIGGDPIIGTTTREALELFINDPETEAVVMIGEIGGGLEAEAARWYKASGSTKPVVGFIAGQTAPKGRTMGHAGAIVGGAEDTAQAKMEIMRENGINVVDSPADIGATVAKVLS; from the coding sequence ATGTCAATTTTAGTAAACAAAGATTCTAAAGTAATTGTACAAGGATTTACTGGGAACGAAGGGACTTTCCATGCAAGCCAGATGATCGAATACGGAACCAACGTTGTAGGTGGGGTTACTCCGGGAAAAGGAGGGAGCGAGCACCTTGGAAAGCCAGTATTCAATACAGTAGCTGAAGCGGTTGAAAAAGCCGGAGCCAATGTAACGATCATCTTCGTACCGCCAGCATTTGCTGCTGATGCTATTATGGAAGCTGCAGAAGCGGGAATTAAAGTAATCGTATGTATTACTGAAGGAATTCCTGTGGCAGATATGGTGAAAGTAAAATCTTATATTGCTGACAGAGACTGCAGACTGATTGGTCCTAACTGCCCGGGAATCATTACTTCTGAAGAAGCTAAAATTGGGATTATGCCAGGTTTCGTTTTCAAAAAAGGAAAAGTGGGAATCGTTTCAAAATCAGGAACCCTTACTTACGAAGCGGCTGACCAGGTAGTGAAAGCCGGATTCGGAGTTTCTACAGCGATTGGTATCGGTGGAGACCCAATCATTGGAACCACAACCAGAGAAGCACTGGAATTATTCATCAACGATCCTGAGACTGAAGCTGTAGTAATGATCGGAGAAATCGGTGGAGGACTGGAAGCTGAAGCAGCAAGATGGTACAAAGCCAGCGGTTCTACAAAGCCGGTTGTTGGATTCATCGCAGGACAGACGGCTCCTAAAGGAAGAACCATGGGGCACGCAGGAGCTATTGTAGGAGGTGCAGAGGATACGGCTCAGGCTAAAATGGAGATCATGAGAGAAAATGGGATCAATGTTGTGGATTCTCCGGCTGACATCGGTGCTACTGTAGCCAAAGTGTTATCGTAA
- a CDS encoding bifunctional UDP-3-O-[3-hydroxymyristoyl] N-acetylglucosamine deacetylase/3-hydroxyacyl-ACP dehydratase: protein MSDMQKTLQQEVTLSGIGLHTGKEVKLTIKPAKENTGFVFVRTDLEGHPQVEADVNYVVATERGTTLEKLGVKITTCEHLLAALVGCDVDNAILEMDASEPPIMDGSSKYFVEAIESVGVVEQGIPREYLVIKEVQTYTDPVTGSEITIIPSDTYEVTTMVDFGTKVLGTQNATLKNISEFKDEISSARTFSFLHELEMLLDHGLIKGGDISNAIVYVDKDLTPETTEKLKKAFGKDNVSIRSNGILDNLTLNYPNEAARHKLLDVIGDLALAGVKIKGKVIANKPGHYVNTQFAKKLNRQWKLQKKKNVPDFDLTKEPVFDINGIMRLMPHRPPFLLIDKVLELSDSHVVGLKNVTMNEPFFVGHFPKEPVMPGVLQVEALAQTGGILVLASVPDPENYSTYFIKMDKVKFKKKVVPGDTIIFKIELIEPIRRGIVHMQGYGYVGDSVVVEAELMAQVAKNKVD, encoded by the coding sequence ATGAGTGATATGCAAAAAACGCTTCAGCAAGAGGTAACTCTTTCGGGCATCGGCCTTCATACAGGCAAAGAAGTAAAACTTACCATCAAACCTGCTAAAGAAAACACAGGTTTTGTTTTTGTAAGAACAGATCTGGAAGGTCATCCGCAGGTAGAGGCAGACGTAAACTACGTAGTAGCTACCGAAAGAGGAACAACATTGGAAAAATTGGGCGTTAAAATCACAACCTGTGAGCATCTTCTGGCAGCTCTTGTCGGCTGTGATGTAGATAATGCGATCCTGGAAATGGATGCTTCTGAACCTCCGATCATGGATGGATCTTCCAAATATTTTGTGGAAGCCATTGAAAGTGTTGGAGTCGTTGAACAGGGAATTCCAAGAGAATACCTGGTAATCAAAGAGGTGCAGACATATACCGATCCTGTTACCGGTTCTGAGATTACCATCATTCCTTCAGATACATATGAGGTAACAACTATGGTGGATTTCGGGACCAAAGTCCTGGGAACCCAGAATGCCACCCTTAAAAATATTTCAGAATTCAAAGATGAGATATCCTCAGCAAGAACGTTCAGCTTTTTGCACGAACTTGAAATGTTGCTGGACCATGGACTGATTAAAGGTGGTGATATTTCCAATGCCATTGTATATGTGGATAAAGATCTGACACCTGAAACGACTGAAAAACTTAAGAAGGCATTCGGGAAAGATAATGTTTCTATCAGATCCAACGGTATCCTGGACAACCTTACCTTAAATTATCCTAACGAAGCGGCAAGGCATAAATTGCTGGACGTTATCGGAGACCTGGCTTTAGCCGGAGTTAAAATTAAAGGTAAAGTGATTGCCAATAAACCTGGGCATTACGTAAATACCCAGTTTGCTAAAAAACTGAACCGCCAGTGGAAACTTCAGAAAAAGAAAAACGTTCCGGACTTTGATCTTACTAAAGAACCTGTTTTTGATATTAACGGAATTATGCGCCTTATGCCGCACAGACCACCATTCCTCCTTATTGACAAGGTTCTGGAGCTATCTGACTCTCATGTGGTAGGCCTTAAAAATGTAACGATGAATGAGCCGTTCTTCGTAGGGCATTTCCCGAAAGAACCCGTAATGCCGGGAGTACTTCAGGTAGAGGCTCTGGCACAAACCGGAGGAATCCTCGTCCTGGCGAGCGTGCCGGATCCTGAAAACTATTCTACCTACTTCATTAAAATGGATAAGGTTAAATTCAAGAAAAAAGTAGTTCCGGGAGATACGATCATTTTCAAAATTGAATTGATTGAACCGATCCGAAGAGGTATTGTCCATATGCAAGGCTATGGCTATGTAGGAGATTCCGTAGTAGTGGAAGCAGAATTAATGGCCCAGGTTGCTAAAAATAAAGTTGATTAA
- a CDS encoding UDP-3-O-(3-hydroxymyristoyl)glucosamine N-acyltransferase, giving the protein MRFHSPQNLKTIADIIGAKHIGPEDFEVLGTNEIHRVQPGDIVFVNHPKYYDKALQSAATIILIDKEVKCPEGKALLVSDDPFRDFNKINTHFTRIYNFTEELHDVEIGEGTHVHPSAVLGNNIKIGKNTLIFPNVVIGDRTVIGDNVIIQSGTVLGGDAFYYRKLNGNFDRLISVGNVIIENNVEIGNNCTIDRGVTDSTVIGEGSVLDNQIQVGHDTVIGKKCLIASQVGIAGCCIIGDEVTIWGQVGIASGNTIEAGTVLLGKTGVNRDLEKGTYIGMFAEDYKTYLKKEIKLRNLE; this is encoded by the coding sequence ATGAGATTTCATTCTCCGCAAAACCTGAAAACCATTGCAGACATTATCGGGGCAAAGCATATCGGGCCTGAAGATTTTGAAGTCCTGGGAACCAATGAAATTCACAGGGTGCAGCCCGGTGATATCGTTTTCGTCAATCATCCCAAATATTACGATAAAGCGTTGCAGTCTGCGGCAACCATCATTCTGATCGATAAGGAAGTAAAATGTCCTGAAGGAAAAGCTTTGCTGGTTTCCGATGATCCGTTCAGGGATTTTAACAAAATCAATACCCACTTTACCAGGATCTATAATTTCACCGAAGAGCTGCATGATGTTGAAATTGGTGAAGGCACACATGTCCATCCTTCAGCAGTATTGGGAAACAATATAAAGATCGGGAAAAACACCCTGATCTTCCCTAATGTAGTCATTGGTGACCGTACCGTGATTGGCGATAATGTTATTATTCAGTCGGGAACCGTTCTGGGTGGCGATGCCTTTTATTACCGCAAGCTTAATGGCAATTTCGACCGGCTGATTTCAGTAGGAAATGTAATCATTGAAAACAATGTCGAGATTGGTAACAACTGTACCATAGACCGGGGTGTAACTGATTCCACAGTGATCGGCGAGGGTTCTGTTTTAGATAACCAGATCCAGGTAGGACACGATACGGTTATTGGTAAAAAATGCCTCATTGCTTCCCAGGTGGGTATTGCAGGGTGCTGCATCATTGGTGATGAAGTCACTATTTGGGGCCAGGTGGGCATTGCTTCGGGCAATACCATTGAAGCGGGAACCGTCCTGCTTGGGAAAACCGGAGTTAACAGAGACCTTGAAAAAGGGACCTATATCGGGATGTTTGCAGAAGATTACAAAACATACCTGAAGAAGGAAATTAAATTGAGAAACCTGGAATAA
- a CDS encoding T9SS type A sorting domain-containing protein has translation MKKLLLLFLFTGALVGFSGHAKAQLREPGFVSQKSDDGVLVAYPNPAKDFLIVKAKDASLKIKSVTFYSILGTQVANYTVNMNSGEINLEKLKPGKYLIRYILSDNTQKVTQIVKQ, from the coding sequence ATGAAAAAACTTTTACTTTTATTTCTTTTTACAGGTGCTCTTGTCGGATTTTCCGGCCATGCCAAAGCTCAGCTGAGAGAACCGGGATTTGTTTCCCAGAAATCTGATGACGGGGTTCTGGTAGCGTATCCTAATCCGGCGAAGGACTTTCTGATCGTAAAAGCCAAAGACGCCTCCCTGAAAATCAAAAGTGTGACTTTTTATTCGATCCTGGGCACCCAGGTGGCGAATTATACAGTGAACATGAATTCCGGGGAAATCAATCTTGAAAAACTGAAACCGGGGAAATACCTGATCCGGTATATTCTGAGTGACAATACCCAAAAGGTCACACAGATCGTAAAACAATAA
- a CDS encoding TM2 domain-containing protein, with amino-acid sequence MENYGYTTEDQQNPNNNNFPYRSEKKVPAALLGILVGWLALSKFYLGYTKEGIIQLVLNIVTVGAASVIPFIEGIIYLFMSDKQFDDTYVYGRKGWF; translated from the coding sequence ATGGAAAATTACGGTTACACAACAGAAGATCAACAGAACCCGAACAATAACAACTTTCCTTACCGGTCAGAGAAGAAAGTCCCTGCCGCGCTGTTGGGAATCTTGGTTGGCTGGCTCGCCCTGAGTAAGTTCTACCTTGGATATACCAAAGAAGGTATCATCCAGCTGGTGCTTAATATCGTTACCGTTGGGGCAGCCTCTGTCATTCCTTTTATCGAAGGGATCATCTACCTTTTCATGAGCGATAAGCAGTTTGACGACACCTATGTCTATGGCAGAAAAGGCTGGTTCTAA
- the lpxD gene encoding UDP-3-O-(3-hydroxymyristoyl)glucosamine N-acyltransferase encodes MEFTASQIASFIDGKIIGDENALIKGVSPIENGEQGHLSFIAQDRFSHFLDSTKCSVIIVSENLLTKDTYEPTVISVKDAYLSFQVLMNLYQEMQGRKDGIEEGSSIHATAHIGENVYIGAFTYISEKAKIGEGSQIYPQVYIGKGVKIGKNCKIDSGARIYDYCIIGDNCIVHSNTVIGGDGFGFQPTAEGFKKIPQLGNVIIEDDVEVGSNCSIDRATIGSTIIGKGTKIDNLIQIAHNVKIGQNNVIAAQAGIAGSTTIGDWNQIGGQVGIVGHIKIGNQVRIQAQSGVNSSVKDKESLYGSPAINYNDYLRNYIHFRNLTGIVNRINNLENNSKDKTNE; translated from the coding sequence ATGGAATTTACAGCTTCGCAAATTGCAAGTTTTATAGACGGTAAAATAATAGGTGACGAGAATGCACTTATTAAAGGAGTTTCACCTATTGAAAACGGCGAACAGGGACACCTTTCTTTTATAGCACAGGACAGGTTTTCCCATTTTCTAGATAGCACAAAGTGTTCCGTTATCATTGTTTCTGAAAATCTTTTGACAAAAGATACCTATGAGCCCACAGTTATTTCCGTAAAGGATGCTTATCTTTCCTTTCAGGTTCTGATGAATCTGTATCAGGAAATGCAAGGCAGAAAGGACGGGATTGAAGAGGGTTCCTCCATTCATGCAACAGCTCATATAGGCGAAAATGTTTATATTGGTGCTTTCACCTACATTTCCGAGAAAGCGAAAATCGGTGAAGGATCACAGATCTATCCGCAGGTCTACATCGGGAAAGGAGTGAAGATTGGCAAAAACTGCAAAATAGACAGTGGTGCCCGCATCTATGATTACTGCATTATCGGAGACAACTGTATTGTTCATTCCAATACCGTTATCGGAGGTGACGGCTTCGGATTCCAGCCTACTGCTGAGGGCTTTAAAAAAATTCCCCAGCTGGGCAACGTGATCATTGAAGATGATGTGGAAGTCGGGTCCAACTGCAGTATAGACAGAGCGACCATAGGCTCAACCATAATTGGCAAAGGTACTAAGATCGATAACCTGATTCAGATTGCCCATAACGTTAAAATAGGACAGAACAATGTAATTGCCGCGCAGGCAGGAATTGCAGGCTCCACGACAATCGGAGACTGGAATCAGATCGGCGGTCAGGTGGGCATTGTCGGACATATAAAAATCGGTAACCAGGTAAGAATCCAGGCGCAGAGCGGGGTAAATTCAAGTGTAAAAGATAAGGAGAGCCTGTACGGTTCACCGGCAATCAATTATAATGATTACCTGAGAAACTACATCCACTTCAGAAACCTTACCGGAATTGTTAACAGAATAAATAATCTAGAGAATAACTCAAAAGATAAAACTAATGAGTGA
- a CDS encoding porin family protein, which produces MKKLLLASALMFSALFFAQIDFSSTRFGITAGGNYSRVKNAHNPSGPRYTFQAGALALIPVGTGNQFYLQPEILYYGAGETGKNKDAKGADGYNAVYANNYLSVPVYFKGYFSEAESEFFGMVGPRFNFLVNQTVKNAPLTRPYYNPDVTDPAYPAISGKANSFNFGIGLGIGYSYKRQLELAIKYDFGLSNTYPNLVETWTKSSDTEKSKSEQVLSIGLSYIFQ; this is translated from the coding sequence ATGAAAAAACTTTTATTAGCCTCAGCCCTCATGTTTTCCGCTTTATTTTTTGCGCAGATTGATTTCAGCAGCACAAGATTCGGGATTACGGCAGGCGGCAACTATTCCCGTGTAAAAAATGCTCACAACCCCTCAGGGCCAAGATACACATTTCAGGCAGGAGCATTGGCTCTGATTCCCGTAGGAACAGGAAACCAGTTCTATCTTCAGCCGGAAATCCTGTATTACGGCGCGGGGGAAACAGGAAAGAACAAGGATGCCAAGGGCGCAGACGGATACAATGCCGTATACGCCAATAACTACCTTAGTGTTCCCGTTTATTTCAAAGGATACTTTTCCGAAGCGGAATCGGAATTCTTCGGAATGGTTGGACCGAGATTTAACTTTTTAGTGAACCAGACGGTTAAAAATGCGCCGTTAACAAGGCCGTATTACAATCCCGATGTTACAGATCCTGCTTATCCTGCGATCAGCGGAAAGGCTAACAGCTTTAACTTCGGTATCGGTTTAGGAATCGGATACAGCTATAAAAGACAGCTGGAACTTGCTATAAAGTATGATTTTGGTTTATCCAATACCTATCCGAATCTTGTAGAGACCTGGACTAAATCCAGTGATACGGAAAAGAGCAAATCTGAGCAGGTACTCAGTATCGGGCTCAGCTATATCTTTCAGTAA
- the hemB gene encoding porphobilinogen synthase: protein MIYSRNRRLRVNDSIRSLVRECTLTTNDFVMPVFVMEGQKKEEPIASMPGIFRRSLDLTVKECKELFSLGVKSVNLYMKVSDHLKDNTGKEAWNKDGLMQQTIRAIKDAIPEMIVMPDVALDPYSIYGHDGIIENGKIVNDVTNEALARMSVSHAEAGADIVAPSDMMDGRVQVIREALEESGFTDLGILSYSAKYASSFYGPFRSALDSAPKDDMEIPKDKKTYQMDFHNSREAMNEVFKDIEEGADIIMIKPGLPYLDIVSKVREAIDLPIAVYNVSGEYAMVKAAAQNGWLDNDKTIIESLTCFKRAGADMIFTYFAKEAAMILRDR from the coding sequence ATGATATATTCAAGAAACAGAAGGCTGAGAGTAAACGATTCTATCCGCAGTCTGGTAAGGGAATGTACCCTTACCACCAATGACTTTGTAATGCCGGTTTTTGTTATGGAGGGTCAAAAAAAAGAGGAGCCGATTGCTTCAATGCCGGGGATTTTCAGAAGAAGTTTAGATTTAACGGTGAAAGAATGTAAGGAACTGTTTTCTTTAGGCGTAAAATCCGTTAACCTCTATATGAAAGTATCCGATCATCTTAAAGATAATACCGGGAAAGAGGCGTGGAACAAAGACGGATTGATGCAGCAGACCATCAGGGCTATCAAAGATGCGATTCCGGAAATGATCGTGATGCCGGATGTGGCCCTTGATCCGTATTCTATTTACGGACACGACGGGATTATTGAAAACGGTAAAATTGTTAATGATGTAACCAATGAAGCACTGGCCAGAATGTCAGTGTCCCATGCTGAAGCCGGTGCAGATATCGTGGCTCCGAGCGACATGATGGACGGGAGGGTTCAGGTCATCCGTGAAGCCCTGGAAGAAAGCGGGTTTACAGATTTAGGGATTTTAAGTTATTCCGCTAAATATGCAAGTTCGTTTTACGGTCCGTTCAGGAGTGCCCTGGACAGTGCCCCGAAAGACGATATGGAAATTCCGAAGGATAAAAAGACCTATCAGATGGATTTCCATAATTCCAGGGAAGCGATGAATGAAGTATTCAAAGACATCGAAGAAGGAGCAGATATCATCATGATCAAACCAGGATTGCCTTACCTGGATATCGTTTCCAAAGTCCGTGAAGCGATTGACCTTCCGATTGCAGTATATAACGTAAGCGGGGAATATGCCATGGTGAAAGCTGCAGCACAGAACGGCTGGCTGGATAACGATAAAACCATCATCGAGAGCCTTACCTGCTTCAAAAGAGCCGGTGCGGATATGATCTTCACTTATTTTGCTAAAGAAGCGGCAATGATCCTCAGAGACAGATAA
- a CDS encoding ABC transporter ATP-binding protein, whose protein sequence is MLKAEHITKTYNAGKKTALDDFSIDVPKGSIYGLLGPNGAGKTSFIRIINQITQADSGNVFINGQKLNPDHIKDIGYMPEERGLYKNMSVGDQIIYFGELKGMSKRDAQNEAKLWFERLHIDQWWKKKLSELSKGMAQKIQFVVTVLHRPHLLILDEPFSGFDPVNANLIKDQIIDLKNNGTTIILSTHRMESVEEMCDYVALINNSKKIIDGKVFDVREKFKKNIFGITLSDVNENGFEHFKNKYGIFNLSHHNHLVSFDLKNENDQNLIISDLVQAGKIRSFEEKIPSMNEVFINAVSNPS, encoded by the coding sequence ATGCTAAAGGCTGAACATATTACGAAGACCTATAATGCCGGAAAGAAGACCGCACTGGATGATTTCAGTATCGATGTCCCGAAAGGAAGTATTTACGGACTTCTGGGCCCGAACGGAGCCGGCAAAACCTCATTCATCAGAATCATCAACCAGATTACCCAGGCAGATTCCGGAAATGTCTTCATCAACGGACAAAAGCTTAACCCCGATCATATTAAGGATATCGGCTATATGCCTGAGGAAAGGGGACTATATAAAAATATGAGCGTAGGTGACCAGATCATCTATTTCGGAGAGCTGAAAGGCATGAGCAAGAGAGATGCTCAGAACGAAGCAAAACTATGGTTTGAAAGGCTCCACATCGACCAATGGTGGAAAAAGAAGCTTTCCGAACTGTCTAAAGGGATGGCCCAGAAAATACAGTTTGTCGTTACGGTACTTCACAGGCCTCATCTACTGATCCTGGATGAGCCTTTTTCAGGCTTTGATCCTGTCAATGCCAATCTCATCAAAGACCAGATCATCGACCTCAAAAATAACGGCACCACCATCATCCTATCCACCCACCGGATGGAAAGTGTGGAAGAAATGTGCGATTACGTTGCGCTGATCAACAATTCTAAAAAAATCATTGATGGAAAGGTATTTGACGTAAGGGAAAAATTCAAGAAAAATATTTTTGGCATTACACTTTCTGACGTCAATGAAAACGGATTTGAGCATTTCAAAAATAAGTACGGCATTTTTAACCTGTCACATCACAACCATTTGGTGTCCTTCGACCTGAAAAATGAAAATGACCAGAACCTGATTATCTCAGATCTGGTGCAGGCCGGAAAGATCAGGTCGTTCGAAGAAAAAATCCCGAGTATGAACGAAGTATTCATTAATGCTGTGAGTAACCCTTCCTAA
- a CDS encoding ABC transporter permease — MNNIFLITKREFLTQVKKKSFIILTLLAPIMLIAFGSVIGLMFKANESHNVIQVVDRSGLFKNQLPSDNKINYIFIPAADEQAHMKTLKHNESLDGILILPELKNRDFKDLQNNIRLVVNNKIGFDTKQRIINDINNVIKKEKIREMGIAEKQLYDLDKAFTLKTINIAEGNKEDSDLAFGVKSGLSMLLMYVTFMFIIIYGVRVMRSVLEEKNNRVVEIIISSVKPFELMMGKILGVTMVALTQFIVWITMSVIGALILNTGFTSIQKNIPGAGESITEKLDVAQIATEVSHSLLELNFPLIIFVFIIFFLLGYIFYSSIYAAIGSAVDNETETQQFTLFAILPLTLGMYGSFTLMNNPDGPLGFWLSIIPFTSPVAMIARIPFGVPAWQIALSILLLLGTTVFMIFLAGKIYRVGILMYGNKATLKELWKWIRG, encoded by the coding sequence ATGAACAATATATTTTTAATCACCAAAAGGGAATTCCTGACCCAGGTTAAGAAAAAATCCTTTATTATTCTTACTTTACTTGCCCCAATCATGCTTATAGCATTCGGATCCGTCATAGGGCTGATGTTTAAAGCTAATGAATCGCATAACGTCATCCAGGTAGTAGACAGAAGTGGACTGTTCAAAAATCAATTGCCTTCTGATAACAAGATCAATTATATTTTCATCCCGGCTGCAGATGAGCAGGCCCATATGAAAACCCTCAAACACAATGAGTCGCTGGACGGAATCCTGATTTTACCGGAACTTAAAAACCGGGACTTCAAAGACCTTCAGAATAATATACGGTTGGTTGTCAACAATAAAATAGGATTTGATACCAAGCAGCGGATCATTAATGACATCAACAATGTCATCAAAAAGGAAAAAATCAGGGAAATGGGGATTGCAGAAAAGCAGTTGTATGACCTTGACAAAGCTTTTACCCTGAAAACCATCAATATCGCTGAAGGTAACAAAGAGGATTCAGACCTTGCTTTCGGCGTAAAATCCGGGTTGAGCATGCTTCTGATGTATGTAACCTTCATGTTTATCATTATTTACGGAGTTCGGGTAATGAGAAGCGTCCTGGAAGAGAAAAATAACCGCGTGGTGGAAATCATCATTTCTTCCGTAAAGCCTTTTGAACTGATGATGGGGAAAATCCTTGGCGTTACAATGGTTGCCCTTACACAGTTTATCGTATGGATTACCATGTCGGTGATCGGAGCCCTGATTTTAAATACCGGATTCACCTCTATTCAGAAAAATATTCCGGGAGCCGGGGAAAGCATTACGGAAAAGCTTGATGTGGCCCAGATTGCCACGGAGGTTTCCCACAGCCTGCTGGAACTGAATTTCCCGCTGATTATTTTCGTATTCATCATCTTCTTCCTTTTAGGGTATATTTTTTACAGCTCTATTTATGCTGCCATAGGTTCTGCCGTTGATAATGAAACAGAAACCCAGCAGTTTACCCTCTTTGCCATCCTTCCTTTAACATTGGGGATGTACGGCAGTTTTACGCTGATGAACAATCCTGACGGACCTCTGGGCTTTTGGCTGTCCATCATCCCGTTTACTTCTCCGGTAGCAATGATCGCCAGAATACCTTTCGGTGTTCCGGCATGGCAGATTGCCCTTTCTATACTCCTGCTGTTAGGCACCACTGTATTTATGATATTCCTTGCCGGTAAGATTTACCGGGTAGGTATTCTGATGTACGGCAACAAGGCGACCCTGAAAGAACTATGGAAATGGATTCGCGGCTAA